A genomic segment from Lutzomyia longipalpis isolate SR_M1_2022 chromosome 3, ASM2433408v1 encodes:
- the LOC129791771 gene encoding acyl-CoA-binding protein homolog, whose protein sequence is MSLDEKFNEAAKTAREISDKVTKEEWMEVYALYKQATEGDNYRGRPSMGDIRGKALWQAWFNLIGMDQCEAKEKYITFVEQLCQVHRTNLN, encoded by the exons atgtcTCTGGATGAG AAGTTCAATGAAGCTGCAAAGACAGCACGTGAAATCAGCGATAAAGTAACCAAGGAGGAATGGATGGAGGTCTATGCACTCTACAAGCAAGCTACAGAGGGTGACAACTACAGAg GAAGACCAAGTATGGGCGATATTAGAGGGAAAGCTCTATGGCAGGCGTGGTTCAATCTCATTGGTATGGACCAATGTGAGGCAAAAGAGAAGTACATCACGTTTGTTGAGCAGTTATGTCAGGTACATCGTACAAATTTGAATTGA